The genomic region tatatccttttttttctaatgaaccgaaaggttaaaataaaaaaaaaacagtatgaTTACATCACAATCCTAAACCAATAGAGACTAATTGTTCATTGTCATAACAAAACTagaaaaaaccaaaggaaaacatagaaatagaaaaagaggaagagacTTCACACGAATCAATCCTCGTATGTTATGATCTCCACGCTTCTTTGTAGCCAAAAACTCTCCCACAACTCTGTTCTCTCTCCAAAAATGCATAAAAGAGTAAAAGATAAGATTCTAGGGCCTAAATTTATAACAATTGGATAAGTGACAGGCGTTGCTTATTAACCACGATTGTGGATAATTATCCATGACTGTGGATCCAGCTTGCTTCACAATCTTGACTAACCATAAGGACGATATTGAATGTTGATCCACAACCGTGAtcgaaaaattgatgttgatcTTCAAAACTTCACTTTTCTTCTGGTGGTCATTATTTCTCATGGTTGTGAGTAATATTCATGACATCCATGACCGTGATTGTTTAAACAATGCCAGATTTCTCTTCAAAACTTCCACAATTTAGTCCTTTCCAAGTAAATTCTTTTGGGCTCTTGTCTCACAAACTAACACCCATTAATgagttttatcaaataaaatatattaaaatgtatGAATATGACATGAAAATTCACACAAAGACAACACCAAATTTGGGTTCATCTAAATACTGTAAATTAAATTGAacccatttgaatttttcttcaaagtttAACTAAAATGGCACATAACATGACACACTATAGGCCTAGTTagaggattttttgttttgttaaagaGGAATACTATTaatgtattcttttttttttttttactgagtcCAATTCTTGATTGCTGTTAGTTTCGAATTGAGGTTTGAAGTTTGATGTGGGCATGCTCCAAGTCAAATTCTTGAGTCACTCATTAGTGATATaagtcacaatttttattttcggCATAATTAAGTGTATCTTGTAGTGAATTATTTGAAATCAGAAGTCTTCTTTAGTAGAAATACCCTTCACTCTGCCAAACATCATATTTCCAGCTTCCTAGGTGTTTCTGAATGCTTGGGAACTGGAAAATACTTGGAGCTGCCCTCCATGattggaagaagaaagaagaccaTTCTCATCTATCTGAGGGACCGCATCTGGAAAAGAATCATCCAGTGGTCCTCCAAGCATCTCTCAAAAGCAGGAAGAGAAGCATTCATCAAATTTCTAGCTCAAGCAATTTTTTCTTATTGCATGATACTTTCCTCTTGCCCTCTTCCTTGGGGGATGATACCCAGAAAATGATCAATTCTTTCTAGTAGGTTTCGAACAAAAATTCTGCAAGGGGAATCAAGTGGCTCAACTAGGATAAATTATCTATGAGGAAAGAGTATGGTAGTTTGGGATTTCGTCATCTGTATGGCTTTAACTAGGTCATGCTAGGGAAGAAAGGTTGGAAAATTTGCACCAACCAAGATGCTATATAACTCTAGTATTCAAAGCCAAATATTTTCCTAATGAGAATTTCTTGAAGGCTAAATTGGGTCATAACCCAAGATTCACGTGGTGTAGCATCTATTCTTCATGGGTGGTGGTTAAACAAGGTCTTGGATGGCGAATGGGTGATGCGAGAAGATCAACGTTTGGAATGATCTCTGGCTGCGTTCTAATGATAACCTTTACGTCCAAAGGGAACCCATTGAAAGCTTGGAAGATTTGAGGGCCTGTGAATTCATAGATCCCTCGACCAGTTAATGGAAGCAGGGCATTATAAAGGACATTTTTAATGATAGAGGCTATGAGATTATTAGTGGAGTGCCGATCCATTTTTCCACGAGTGAAGACGAGTTGATTTGGAACACTAGTAGGAATGATGCTTATTCGGTAAACATAGATGCGTCCATTTCTTCTGAGGCTCGAGAGTTTAGTCTGGGTGCTTGTATCAGTAACTCCAGCGGAGAATTCATTGTTGCTCGAACTTCTTAAAGCAATGGTATCATCCCACCAGCTGAAGCAGAAGCTTCAAGCCTTCTTGCAACTGTTATTTGGGTTTCACAAATGGGTCTCATGCATGTTGTTTTTGAATTGGATTGTAAGCAGTTGTTTGATAGCCCCCATTCGAACCACCATGAGAATTCTGAGTATGGGTGTATTGTCAAGTATTGTAAATAGCGACTCATCTTTGAGTTTGATTTGTCGACAAGCAAATCAAGTAACTCATCATCTTTCCAAGCGTCTAGATGGTATGTTAGTCCCCATTTTTTCATGTCAATCTttgttttatcaattttttttattattaatgaaatgatataagacttctcctttaagaaaaaagtttatcttattcataaaatatatgcTAATAATTGTAATGACTaacatctcttttatttttatctcaaaaaaacgtctcttttatttcaattaaatgtgaaaatttgaattatcTCTAATTTCATGTTcatgttaaatttaattaaaatattattgtgcTTTTCTTTCAATAATATGAGAAAAAGAATACAAAATGATCTAGATCGACTTCTGTCGGCCTTGGTGGACGATTACGAGATGGATAAGAAACTGATATGTATCAAATAAAGTTACTTTAAATGTGATAGATGAGTTGGCTTAACGtctatttgtataatatataacATGCTCTTTCTGATCTTCCTTGGAATATAAATAAAACGGAAATGCCAATGTGGAAAAATTGCTTTTGGGAGCTATTAGGATTCAAAAGACTAAAGGCACTTTTTCATTACTTACAGGCTAAACAACCGATCAATTCCACGttacatataaaaaagaagaaagaaatgaaaaaactaATCCTTTTGCTGATTTGAGTATATCCAAGAGGTCAAGCAATCTGTGTGTTCAAGACTACATCTGGGTTTCATCACTAGCAAGTAGCAAGCTAGTCctaatatatattgaaatggTCTTGTCTCAGTTAAATATCCATACCACTACTAGAATTtgttatatgattttttgtttcgaaaaattaattttctaactttttttaataatttagttgCATATACTAAAGCATTGAAAGAACAAAGTATATCcatataaaattagaagatattaTGATTCAATTAACTAATTGTGTTTCTTTTTAATCCATAAAAGCGACTTTTCTTAACATGTCTTTGTCTTTGAATTTAGTTCATTAAAATTGTGGTGTGcttttaattaaacaaagatTAATGCACAATAAGTTGATCACTTAATAAGATCATGTTAAAGaaattttatctataaaatgTTTACAGCTCCAATGacattaattaactatatttataaAAGTCTGAGACGAACTGGATTTCTTAGGACAGGGTCCAAGGTTTGTCGTTGACAATAATACTCAATCTTAATATAATGATGATGTAATTTTGCTCCAAGCCAAGGTGTAATCTATCGTTTATGAGTACACATTAAGGGTCTTGTACTTGGCATTGACCTTGGTCACTGCTTTGAGATTTAGGTTAATCCAGTAAGGGAAAAATGGACCATTATATGGATAAGACCTCTAGCCTAGTCTGATTTTAAACCTtgtttcttattatttattgttggAGTAACCAAAACTAGCTCCTTCCACAACATCTTCAACACCTTTCAAACTCTATTTCAAAAGCTAACTTCCATTACAACCCCGGATTCTTGTCCTTCACTAATGCAAGCTACCAATTAATCCACCCAACACTCTGTGGACTGTGGTATGATGACACTACatttacaaataacaaaatcaatCCCTGTTTACAGTGTTACTAACATGATGTGACTATAACCAATTGGCTTGAGATTTCAAAACTCCAATTATTTTCTGATAAGGGTTAAGTCCCATAAGAATACTCAAATGTCCTTCATTCATATTGTAGCCATCATCATAGAAGACACTCAATCCTTGGCTGTTGGAATTCACCAACACCCATACAAATGCTAGAGTTTGAGCATGACTCGCTAAAAATTGCTCCTAAAATATATGTGGTGGTGTTGTTCTCACAATAAGAATAAGCTCTTTTGAGGTGTGACGACTGGAAAAAGATTcatggaaaatgaaaatgaaaaatatattttctaatctTGAAAATATTGAAGGGAAATTGAAAGGAAACTAAGAACAAAAATCAGTGTAAAGGTGTTATTCAATTCAAAAATCCTTTGGTGTTTTTTTGGACTTTCGATATAATCCAATAATAGTCCAAAGTCCCATAAATCAACAAGGAACAACTATTCCCACTACAAGATATGTTATTGGCACTATCAATCTCTGTAAAATCCCTCTTTTGTCTAATCAGCAAATCCCTGCACCTCCTTCCCTTCTCCTCTTATACAAAACCATCTCCCCCACCTCAACCCGGATCCAGAATCCCTGCACCTCCTTTCCTTCTCCTCATATACAaaaatctttatatattttaaaattcaaaaaaatgatttttgaatttataataatattttattttgtaaaaaatatacttttagtaATAATGAAAGAGCAAACaagtatataattaaaagacttatatttttcattcttaataaatattcaatttttgtgtatgttttctaataaatttttgttgtgttgaatctctaataaaataataattttattttttatccttaacactttttttgtccctaataaattaataaattttgtgtttgctatctaataaatttttttcatttataattagtcgaaattaaaacaaagtttgctaatttatcaaaaaataaatacaaaattcattaatttatcggagactaaaacaaaatatcaaagaccagtaacaaaatttttattttattaggaaattaatgaaaaaaaatattacagaaCAAACTcaaaaattaagtatttattagagataaaaatatatttaagtttaattaaaattaaaattcttcattaaaaaaaatctgaacgttcaaaataaatttaattaattagatgcATGCAGACAAGCAAAATCATAACATATCTACCAAATATACAAAAAGAAGATAGGTTCTGAACCCATATTATATTAACTCATTAATTATATACAGACAAGCAAAATCATAACATATATGTAACATCAAATTCCCTTCCCAAACATCCTCTAACTACCAAAACGTAGAGAGTGTGgatgttataaattatttatggtAATGAAtgcacataaataaaaaaataacctttcattataaaaaaaaaaatctaaatgccCCAGGTACAACCCCTCAAGATCCTCGGTAATTTTAGAAATTGACAGAAATTTGAGAATCAATCCAATCGGTATATATAAATCCACTCCTAAATTAATACATGAAAATCGCAAAAAGGCATAAAAGCTAATTAATGCTTCTAGCTCCCTATTGAACAAAAAAACGTACCATCATGCATATACCAAAGATAATGTGTTGTGATACAAGCACGTTATTATAAATTGGTTAGCCTCTTTAATTTGTAATCCCAAAACTCCAATTAAGTGAAAGAAACAAATTAGAAGAAGCATGATGGTTCATTCTTTTGTTAAACACCCACTCCTCCCTTCCCTCTTACTTCTTCTATGTTTTGTGTTTTCCTTGTGTTCAGCCAGGATTGTGGAAATAGGCAACATTTGCTCAAAACACAACAACCCTAACAGTTGTGACAATATTCTACGCTCAGTACCAGGTGCAACTTCGGGTGTAGATCTTGGTAGCATTTCCTTGTATCTCATTAACATGGCTCATGTTAATGCTTTTGATACTATCGGCCAAATTAGCTATAACATTAGAAAAGCTACAAACACTCAAACGAAACAACGTTATAATTCATGCATTATGGATTATGACGATGTGTTGCTTTCCCTTACACAGGCTAAACAGTCTTACAATTCTGGAAATTATGCCGCATTGAAATCCAATGGCATAACTGTGATAGAAGATGTTAAAGATTGTGACACAAAGGCTTATGATTTACCCCAACTCCGAATGAATAACCAGTATTTGGTAGATGTCAGCATGATCATTATGATTCTAGCTGATTTTCTAGCCGGgaaattttaagttttagatAGAGCTTTATTATTGTTGCAGATTTTAGCTTTAATCCTTTTGTTTCAATtggttaatttaaatttcaaataaatctaATAGAATATTAGATCGGTTGTAAGCCTATATATAAACATTCTCATGAATTTAAATGACTATTTTCATTGTTAATCTTTCTATTTTCTCTGCAAGTTTCACTGTATGCATGGACGGATTCTGGAATGTATAAGGGGGTGAGGGCGAAATTCTTTTTgcacaataatttaaatatttaatttttaatatttaataatgagttttataaaatatttattattaattttatgtactCTTGTCCAATATATTAACTTTGTAACCATGTAACTCATtaattgagttttattttttaacttttcttcTACCTTTTATTGTAActctttcgaatttgattttttaaacttCTTTATGTACTTATTTAATTACGTAAATTTTGGTGTAAtgactattatttatttattttctttaaattcagattttaaacgaaaattcacattatttttttctctctcttccattttaatttctttctctactatgtcataatttttaattttgattttgttgcaaatactaattactcttttttttctctaacacttccattttctttcaccagaaattcattataattcaaattttgtgGTTTTTTTCCTAACACTTTATTTGTTTTAGGTGAAATGAGAAGTGAAAcaagaataaaatgagtttcatTGATTTGTTTGAAGGCGGCTGAGAAGAAAAATTGTTACAAATTTGTAGACTCCACCTGAGACGATTTCCCTCTTGCTATGCATGAtttgaaacaaataatattataaaagtagatttgagtttaaatttttattaatattagattTTCTTAGTTGAATTGAATTAAATTCCTAACACTTCATTAAATCTAATATAACATGGTAATTAtggaatattaatataaaattataattaatatttgtaactGATTTGAATTCGAATAAgggatatataaaataaagtagaTAAATATTTGATACTTTACAAGGGATTCTTTTACTGAATACTTTATAAGGGATAtacatgatttaaaaaaaaagaaatacatatttttaaatttatattatttcatcATTCCCTAATTCTTTCTTCAATACATTAatagaatattaaattaataatttttgaatgtactaattttaattattttcatttttataaatgttttattcaaacttgaaacttttcaaaatattataaataatttattgaaattgaatagtatagaatataaaattaaattcaaatttataaattttaattatttgaaaatatttatgaatactTATctctgaaattttgaaattttcaaaaatatcacAAATGCTTTATTGATAGCAGGAAACAACGAAATAAAATAGTTAAACTaagatttaataaatttaatttttaaattttaataaattatgttttgaatATAAAAGTAAAGTAGATAATTATTTCATCATTTAGAAGTATCTTTGAATgtactaattttaatatatttttctacaaATTCTTTCTtgaaactttaaattttaaaaatgtaattaatatttataatcaatttcaattcattttttaaaaaatatattttttaaattgaattaattaaaatttataagttttagGTACTTGAAAAAGGTTATGAATTCTTatctgaaattttaaaattttaaaaatattacaaatgcTTTATTGATACGGGAAgacaatgaaataaaatagataaattaataaattatgttttgtgaatatttaaattgattatatattttttaataatattaaaattaatataattttaaaaaaatcctccAAATTTACCCATGCGTCGCACcagtatattatataaaacacACGTCACATTCTAATAAAAGGATGTCCCACctttttttccaaatttaaaATGCATTAATTGATTCcacataattatatttgattggtttaatcaatatcaatttaagatttatgaatttcaaatatgtatttattaaaatatatctgTATTGTAATTgaatcatttatattattttgtggtATGTCGTGTcttatgatatatttattttaaaatatatcaatatttagattgaatcatttatattattttgtaaatatgtGACAAagttatttaaagaaaatatcttgAGATTAACGCTATatagaaagataaaataaaaatgtaaaaaaatatatatattaaggtaCTATTTTATGAGCATTTTATATAATCACATTCAATTatctcatattattttttattaacacatATGTTCTATATTATGAAcattagaattaattttaattttcttcaacaatataatataagaaattaataataaaaaaattaagtaattttttaacataattttatataattctaaaaatttatcCCTCCAAAATTACCCATGTACTATCTAGTTAGAATATAAAATAGTGAAATAATGTTTTATCATTGCAGTGAAACAAAGCACTGTGAAACCATAGTATCTTCATATTTAACGAAAAGCATCCCACCAACTATGCATAGCTTCATGAAATAGGTTCTTTAGGATTAATTTGATAGGATAGCTTtagaatcacaatttttttttcataaatatttttaaaatatgttgttttatttttttaataacttaatttattatgttttaaaataattgaatattataaattttaatataaactaatttattgtactttttacaaattcaaagattaaatttatattttttatctcttagGGACCCATTTGTCTTCATTTCACACTTTCAAAGaagaatttgattatttatcagaaattttttatttaaatgagaGAGTTATATATTAAGTCATTTTACCTATATATGTGccctttttattaatatatatggtcttttttgctttataatttttttttgtggatcTAAAACTTAAGCTTTTAGTTGTTTAATCCTTATATTGATCTTGTAAGAAAATTAAGCAAATTTAAACTCATTAATACcctatttttcttattcattttttctctaaataatttttattttcattttctcataCATATACATAAAGAGTGTTGAGAGGGGGGAGGCCCATATCCCCTCTAAATTCGTTCCTGACtaattctatattttattttacaaaatattttcaacagTGGAATCTAGAGCTTGATTTTTTATTGCCtgtgaggatttttttttattgagcgATAAACAAAGTGAGGTTGAATGCAAACACTATTGACTTACTGAGcaatttattttccaaccaATTGTGGTGCAAATGTGTCAACTTCCAACAATTCTCCACATGCCATTCCAATGTTTAATGGTGAAAACCATCACATTTGGGTTGTGAAGATGAAATTTGTTTTAAGGTCTCAAGGTTTATGGAATTTTGTAATATCTGAAGTTTATCCATCACCATTGAGGGAAAATCCTAATATGCCTTAGATCAAAGCTTATGAGGAGGAGAGGCTGAAGAAAGATAAAGTCATCACTTGCTTGCATTCACAACTTGCATATCACATTTTTACCAAAACCATGGACTGGGAAACACCAACACAGGTGTGGGACAAGATCCAAGATGAATTTGAAGGGAGTAATAGGGTCAAATTTGTTAGGCTTCTCACATTgaagaaagaatttgaattgaTGAAGATGAAGGACAATGAATCTGTCAAAGATGATTTTGGCATATTAGTGGATGTTGTGAATCAAATGTGGCTTCTTGGTGAGGCATCATTTACAGATTAGAGGGTTGTagaaaaaatcatgaatttggTACCCTACAAGTTTGAATATCTCTGCAATTGAAAAGTCTTGTGATTTGCAAAGTGTCATAATTACATAGTTAACTATCAAGCTTCATGCGCAAGAGGAAAGAGTTTCAAATCTCTCtactaacaaaaattatttgtgtgtgtaatattattttttaaaacttatggtagtatttatttttgaaaattaaaaataggtaaaatgttaatatattaattatttagtcacttttaatttttcaatttatttttaattatgattggAGTTTTTTGAAATGAGATAGCATCTTATAAGAGTTTAATGTTTATGCACTGATactataaaatagttttacaccgtcatttaatcataaattatcatttaaaataattattttaaaaattaataaacttatcatatatggtgagttatgattaaatgattatgtaaattttttgaCACGATTAATGTATAATCTTTTTAGGATTTTACCATATAGGTTATATTTGGATTGGTGGTAGAGGGCAAGATGGATAGAGATGGAGTGAAAAGagaacttatttaattatttggtttgtgaaaattaagataaaacatAGTGGAAGTGGATAGTCATGATCCATACTATTACACtgtttatcatatttttcttctctcaatttcagtAGCTAATATAATCAAAGcttctaaaatatgaaataactattttatctttactaATTTTACCCTAAACACAAGCCTCTTTAGAGTgacatacacatttttttctcgTGCATTCTTGCTTTATGTGCCTTAATTTGTTCAACCATCTTCACTTGTTTTCTTCTTAGCCTCTCACTATTGGAAGTAAAGTGTCTTATTTCTCcctttggtttgatttttttttttcatgtgataATTGCAATTTGCTTAATTTTTGTTGGGATGATTTTCGGGATTGACTTCTAATTATTTGGCTCATCAATTCTTGAGTTCTGTGTGTGCATTTTGGAACATGGATTTTTGGGTTTtaaattttcagtgtttttgcATTTTGGAGGACATCGATTGTGCTGAACGTGTAAACTTTCTTATGGGTATTgaattattgatgattattattGTTCCATGTATTATCATAAAATCActgaaaaaatcaaacattagAAAGTGGccataagagttttttttttttaaaattcggTTTTAAAGCTCGACAATAGTTGTTGTCAATTATGCATTGTCTGTGTAAATATTTGAGTTTAAATACCTACActaatagatttttaaaaattattttaattaaaaataaatttagaatgaagtattttcttacaaaaaattatcgaagatattcattaaaaaaattccagaactgttaatttttttggtaaacaatttttcaaaaattattctcttacaaaatgttatttctttgaaagttcttttttgaaaataagaatataaaatacaaaatatttctagaataaagataatatacaaaataaataattataacttattCCATTATGTCCTTTATGCAAATGGTGCTATGGCAAAAgatctaaataataaaatagcatgCTTAAATGTATTGAAGATCTCTGGAATATATATCTAAATTTcacatcaaatttattttcttttcgctGAGTCTATCAATCttcaaaagttttataaaacatTAGTGTTACTGTACTTCGTCTAAATCGTGCTAAGTGTCTGTTAACTTGAGAGTAAGTTATAGTATAAAGTCAGGGATAAATGGCATGGTGTACCTCTTTGCCATCGATAGACCTATTGCTTCTCCATGGCCATTAATGGCTTTCAAGTAAGCAACAAGCAACTGAGAACAAAAAATCCAATGATAAAAGTTATGAAGATAATCAGTTTCATTTCAGATCTGAGAAATTTGTACAAAAGCCAACAGCAGAAATTTATGATACTAGATTCAAGAAATAAATCTGAGAAAATTACAATACcaaatcaacataaaaaaaaattgcgagTCACTGTGACTACGAAATCAAAAGGCACAGACAATCGAGTTTGAAGCTGGCCATGAGACACGTTCTCAAGAATCGGAGAAGTGAGAGTGCTTTGAGACGTCGCAAAACGATTTGGATCTGGAGGGCACGATCGCCACACTCCGTCGCCCATCTAAGACGGCGAGACGATGGTTACGTGGAGCAATCATTTTCCAACTGGTGCCAACAGCAGAGAAGATCATTCTGGATTCCAACGCCGACATCAGAATCACCGCTCCTCCTCAGCAGAGAAGATTATTATGATGTAATGGTGGAGCAACTCAGATGAAGAGATGGAGGGCATCTCAGATCTGAAAGGGGGGAAGAAGAAGGGacaaagggagaaaaaaaacaaCCAAGGGCAACTGGAAAGGGAGGGAAAAAAATACCAACCATTGATATAAAATTactccataaaaaaaattcaagtgacACCTAATATCATTGATATCtctaacacaattttatacaaaATGCTGATGTTCATgtttaactaactaactaatccATACGTCATGATGGTGGTTGTGGTTTAGAAGTAGTCATCTcatacaaaatttttaaaatttcagagatccaactaaaaacaaaaatttcaaaaattaattacaaagttgaaatatattttaagaattttcaacatatttaaaccaaaataatattattatttcattacaATCTATTCTATATCACCACATTATGTTCAATCCATTttgtttcattctttattaCTGATCCAAACATAGTATTCTTCTGCCAGTACCCAAAATCCAAACATAGTCACAAGAACAagcatataaaaaatcaaaagatttatTTAACATCTTATGTATAAGTTCATCCGAACATATATATTGTCATTTCGTTCCTTTGAGTAATGGTAAAGTATTCCCACCACAGCAGAAAAAAAATCGGTTAACTTAAGACTATGCTATCTATTTTCTCCCAAATTGACAtatctaaaaagaaaaaggaaacatttAACTATTATTTTCAAGTTATTAGATGAGAACATGACCCCACCAACAACACATTAGAATGTCGTTTAATATCCTACAAAATATCGATGATAACACTGTCAATTCATCTTCTCAATGCTCTCAGAAGATACCTCTTTGCCCTTCAATGCCACCTTTGGAACTACCAACATAGTTACTTGAGATGATGAAAC from Glycine soja cultivar W05 chromosome 16, ASM419377v2, whole genome shotgun sequence harbors:
- the LOC114391093 gene encoding pectinesterase inhibitor 2-like — its product is MAHVNAFDTIGQISYNIRKATNTQTKQRYNSCIMDYDDVLLSLTQAKQSYNSGNYAALKSNGITVIEDVKDCDTKAYDLPQLRMNNQYLVDVSMIIMILADFLAGKF